A genomic segment from Colletotrichum higginsianum IMI 349063 chromosome 5, whole genome shotgun sequence encodes:
- a CDS encoding Thioesterase — MADDGRGNSTRGIVSEEYPDKSDAASSEKDGLLSYHHCQHQQCISRGDSRERSSPKRTSRQKISRRSFADSVFWIQWAIIVCLVISTCAVAAQRRTCIAGPAMMPATAPARSTIEPLVPDHVTAAQEPLNYGYYVPEPIPYDIFSNVSLMEQRLAELEYANVGTGVKANGRYGVYVDKSGRQRFLYPKLTINNTEAYVISGLHQMHCMMETLRDYGLLVNGFRPLWNDHHVIHCFNKWYRSIACSADSTAEGYQEPFGSVPMSEVRRASWASSVPRCRDFGALVRWAEDPAHALPFHYDSGLNVSDVSRLSEECDVTKCRDERGWMGLD, encoded by the coding sequence AGCTATCACCACTGTCAACACCAACAATGCATCAGCCGTGGGGACTCTCGGGAGAGAAGCAGTCCCAAACGGACGAGCCGCCAGAAGATCTCGAGGAGATCCTTTGCCGATTCTGTGTTCTGGATCCAGTGGGCCATCATTGTTTGCCTTGTCATCAGCACTTGCGCCGTGGCGGCGCAGCGGCGGACCTGTATTGCCGGAccggcgatgatgcccgCGACGGCCCCGGCCCGGTCAACCATCGAGCCGCTGGTTCCGGACCATGTCACCGCGGCCCAAGAGCCCCTGAACTACGGCTACTACGTGCCCGAGCCGATCCCCTACGACATCTTTAGCAATGTCTCACTGATGGAGCAGCGACTGGCAGAGCTCGAGTATGCCAATGTCGGCACAGGGGTGAAGGCCAACGGACGTTACGGCGTCTATGTTGACAAGTCGGGCAGGCAGCGCTTCCTTTACCCAAAGCtcaccatcaacaacaccgaGGCCTACGTCATATCAGGCTTGCACCAGATGCACTGCATGATGGAGACGCTGCGCGATTACGGGCTGCTCGTCAACGGGTTTCGGCCGCTGTGGAACGATCACCACGTCATACACTGCTTCAACAAGTGGTACAGGTCCATCGCCTGCTCCGCTGACAGCACGGCCGAGGGATACCAGGAGCCGTTTGGCAGCGTGCCCATGAGCGAGGTCCGCCGCGCCAGCTGGGCCAGCAGCGTGCCGCGGTGCCGCGACTTTGGCGCCCTTGTGCGCTGGGCCGAGGACCCGGCACATGCTCTGCCCTTCCACTATGACTCGGGTCTCAACGTGTCGGATGTGTCTAGATTGTCTGAGGAGTGTGACGTGACCAAGTGCCGTGATGAGAGGGGTTGGATGGGGCTGGACTGA
- a CDS encoding Major facilitator superfamily transporter: MAASEPKIDIEKAPSAGDSQPEVLIGEVKDIHNADAALDFLRNGGDVGPMTAEDERRLKRKIDWRVVPLLFACYILQYLDKTLINYANVMGLQGDTSITGDQYSQLAMIFYVSYLAFEFPHAWGMQRFPTAKYIGIMVCLWGVVLATTSACHDWAGLVVTRVLLGVFESAVAPSLIVITTMWYKRQEQPPRMGIWYLGTGGGTIVGSLISFGFQHYHSSGFMSWQIMFLICGLITIAIGATVIMVLPDNPMTARFLSREEKIWAIERLRGNQTGVENKHFKWPQFIECFTDPQTYLLALITISSNVPNGAVSSFQATIIKGFGYTSKETALLSIPSGAVSIVSILAATNMAGRFNQRAINIICLLVPGVVGAALMAFLPEDNKAGKLIGNYMTNCIGATLPLLYSLVGANYAGHTKKVTMNATLLICFCVGNIIGPLTFTAESAPDYLPAKTAIIVTCGLAMMFTLMLRFYYVWENKRRERLVQAGGLGHVTDIEFSDLTDRKNKEFRYTL, encoded by the exons ATGGCGGCCTCTGAACCAAAGATCGACATCGAGAAAGCCCCCAGTGCCGGCGACAGCCAGCCCGAGGTGTTAATCGGCGAGGTCAAAGACATCCacaacgccgacgccgctctCGACTTCCTACGGAATGGCGGAGATGTTGGTCCGATGACAGCCGAGGACGAGCGCAGGCTCAAGCGCAAGATTGACTGGCGCGTCGTGCCGCTCCTGTTTGCCTGCTACATCCTCCAGTATCTCGACAAGACCTTGATCAACTATGCCAATGTCATGGGCTTGCAGGGCGACACGAGCATCACGGGAGACCAGTACTCGCAGCTGGCCATGATCTTCTACGTGAGCTACTTGGCGTTCGAGTTCCCTCACGCGTGGGGCATGCAGAGGTTTCCGACCGCCAAGTACATCGGGATCATGGTGTGCCTATGGGGAGTGGTGCTCGCCACAACCTCGGCATGTCATGACTGGGCTGGTTTGGTTGTGACCAGAGTCCTTTTGGGTGTCTTTGAGAGTGCCGTGGCACCTTCGCTGATTGTGATCACTACAATG TGGTACAAGCGACAAGAACAACCACCTCGAATGGGCATCTGGTATCTCGGAACAGGCGGCGGTACCATCGTCGGCTCTCTGATATCCTTCGGCTTCCAGCATTACCACAGCTCTGGATTCATGTCTTGGCAGATCATGTTTCTCATCTGTGGCTTGATCACCATAGCCATCGGTGCCACAGTCATCATGGTTCTTCCCGATAATCCCATGACCGCTCGGTTCCTTTCTCGAGAGGAAAAGATTTGGGCCATCGAGCGCCTACGGGGGAACCAGACGGGCGTCGAGAACAAGCACTTTAAGTGGCCGCAGTTCATCGAGTGCTTCACGGATCCGCAGACGTACCTGCTGGCACTCATCACGATTTCCTCCAACGTGCCCAACGGCGCAGTTTCATCGTTCCAGgccaccatcatcaaggGATTCGGATACACTTCGAAGGAGACGGCATTGTTGTCCATCCCATCAGGAGCTGTCAGCATCGTCTCGATCCTGGCAGCGACAAACATGGCAGGCCGTTTCAACCAGCGGGCTATCAACATCATCTGTCTACTTGTCCCAGGGGTTGTTGGGGCAGCACTCATGGCATTTCTTCCCGAAGACAACAAGGCAGGCAAGCTAATCGGCAACTACATGACCAACTGCATCGGAGCCACGCTGCCTCTCTTGTACTCTTTGGTCGGTGCCAACTATGCTGGGCATACCAAGAAG GTCACCATGAACGCAACTCTGCTCATCTGCTTCTGCGTCGGTAACATCATCGGCCCTCTGACCTTCACGGCCGAGTCTGCCCCGGATTACCTTCCCGCAAAGACTGCAATCATCGTCACCTGCGGCTTGGCCATGATGTTTACGTTGATGCTGCGGTTCTATTACGTCTGGGAGAACAAGCGTCGCGAAAGACTTGTCCAGGCTGGGGGGTTGGGGCATGTGACCGACATCGAGTTTAGTGACTTGACCGACCGAAAGAACAAGGAGTTCAGATATACGCTGTGA